A genomic segment from Neobacillus sp. YX16 encodes:
- a CDS encoding YlmC/YmxH family sporulation protein, whose amino-acid sequence MRLSELSGKEIVDVKKAERLGVLGQTDLEIDESTGQIQALLIPSVKWFGFRKQGGEIRVPWQHIKKIGTDMIIIDVHEGEKVEE is encoded by the coding sequence ATGAGGCTAAGTGAATTAAGCGGGAAAGAAATAGTGGATGTGAAAAAGGCAGAGCGGTTGGGAGTTCTTGGTCAAACAGACCTTGAAATCGACGAGAGCACCGGGCAAATACAAGCCTTGTTGATTCCGTCCGTAAAGTGGTTTGGATTTAGAAAACAAGGCGGGGAAATAAGAGTACCATGGCAGCATATAAAAAAAATAGGAACTGATATGATCATTATTGATGTACATGAAGGAGAAAAGGTTGAAGAATAA
- a CDS encoding ClpP family protease: MNKDIQKSESGNQEGQEPQKEDKPSSLMEKIQQLGQTNVPQLSSDSRIHCLTIIGQIEGHLALPPQNKTTKYEHLIPQLVAIEQNPKIEGVLIILNTVGGDVEAGLAISEMMATLSKPTVSIVLGGGHSIGVPIAVSCDYSFIAETATMTIHPIRLTGLVIGVPATFEYLDKMQDRVVNFVTKHSNITEEKFKDLMFAKGNLTRDIGTNVVGPDAVEYGLIDEVGGLGQAMKKLNELIDQSKGASEGLIQ, translated from the coding sequence ATGAATAAGGACATACAAAAAAGTGAATCGGGAAATCAAGAAGGGCAAGAACCTCAAAAAGAGGATAAGCCTTCTTCTTTAATGGAAAAAATTCAGCAGCTAGGGCAAACAAATGTACCTCAGCTTTCTTCCGATTCACGGATCCATTGTTTGACAATTATCGGCCAAATTGAGGGTCATTTAGCTCTGCCTCCACAAAACAAAACGACAAAATATGAACACTTGATACCTCAACTAGTAGCGATTGAACAAAATCCTAAAATAGAAGGAGTATTGATAATTTTAAATACAGTTGGCGGCGATGTGGAGGCTGGACTGGCCATTTCTGAAATGATGGCAACACTGTCAAAACCAACTGTTTCAATCGTCTTAGGAGGAGGACATTCAATAGGAGTGCCAATAGCGGTCTCTTGTGATTATTCCTTTATAGCCGAAACAGCAACGATGACCATCCATCCAATTCGTTTAACTGGTCTAGTAATTGGGGTACCAGCAACCTTTGAATATTTAGATAAAATGCAGGATAGGGTTGTCAATTTTGTAACCAAACATTCTAATATTACTGAAGAGAAATTTAAGGATTTAATGTTTGCGAAAGGAAATCTCACTCGTGACATAGGGACAAATGTCGTTGGTCCAGATGCCGTAGAGTATGGATTGATTGACGAGGTTGGCGGACTCGGGCAGGCGATGAAGAAGTTAAATGAATTAATTGATCAATCTAAAGGTGCAAGTGAGGGGCTGATTCAATGA
- a CDS encoding ribonuclease J, giving the protein MINRINSSIKIITLGGIGEIGKNMYLVEVDKDIYIIDAGLMFPEDEMLGIDIVIPDISYLTENKERVKAVFLTHGHEDHIGALSYLLRQLDVPVYGTKLTLALAAAKLKEQEYYGKINFIEVTSDTIVQMDSVEVSFFRTNHSIPDSVGVCVHTSEGSIVYTGDFKFDQAATKLYKPEIGKMAALGEKGVLCLLSDSTEAEKPGYTTSEAIVERELSTAFYNTRGRMIAACFASDINRIQHIFDAARDNGRKVAVVGKSLERIYQIALDLGYLEVSEDLIIPVSEINNYEDREIVVLMTGSQGEPIEALQKMAKQTAKHVNIQPGDTVLIAASTLRGSELLISRTVDMLFRAGANVISGKRTIHVSSHGSQEELKFMINLMKPKYFIPVHGEYRMLKAHRRLALDCEVPDENIIIPDRGDVVEFKDGTFSISGKVPSGNVLIDGIGVGDVGNIVLRDRRLLSQDGILIVVVTLTRQDKRIAAGPEIISRGFVYVRESEKLMDESTKLVRDIVQKNISKDSFEWSSLKQDIRDGLNRYLFEKTKRRPMILPIIMEV; this is encoded by the coding sequence TTGATAAATAGAATAAATAGTTCCATTAAGATTATTACGCTTGGTGGTATTGGAGAAATCGGGAAAAATATGTATCTTGTCGAAGTGGACAAGGACATCTATATCATTGATGCCGGGTTAATGTTCCCCGAGGATGAAATGCTTGGCATTGATATCGTGATTCCAGACATCAGTTATTTAACAGAAAACAAGGAAAGAGTGAAGGCAGTTTTCCTTACACATGGCCATGAAGATCATATTGGTGCCCTTTCCTATCTTCTTCGCCAATTGGACGTACCTGTTTATGGAACAAAACTTACATTAGCTCTTGCAGCTGCTAAGTTAAAGGAGCAGGAATATTATGGGAAGATCAATTTTATTGAAGTAACTTCGGATACAATTGTTCAGATGGATTCTGTCGAAGTTAGCTTTTTTCGAACAAATCACAGTATTCCAGACTCAGTCGGTGTATGCGTTCATACTTCAGAAGGAAGCATCGTATATACGGGGGATTTCAAATTTGATCAGGCAGCAACAAAGCTGTATAAGCCTGAAATAGGGAAAATGGCCGCTCTAGGAGAAAAGGGTGTATTATGTTTACTCTCAGATAGTACGGAAGCAGAGAAGCCTGGATACACTACCTCCGAGGCAATCGTTGAGCGAGAGTTATCCACTGCATTCTATAATACACGCGGCAGAATGATAGCTGCATGCTTCGCTTCAGATATTAACAGAATTCAGCATATATTTGATGCAGCAAGGGATAATGGCCGTAAAGTAGCAGTAGTTGGTAAAAGTCTTGAAAGAATTTATCAAATTGCGCTAGATTTAGGCTATTTAGAGGTGAGCGAAGATTTAATTATCCCCGTTAGTGAAATAAATAATTACGAAGACAGGGAAATCGTCGTATTAATGACGGGAAGTCAAGGGGAGCCAATTGAAGCCCTTCAAAAAATGGCGAAGCAAACTGCAAAACATGTAAATATACAGCCTGGTGATACTGTTCTAATAGCTGCATCAACACTTAGGGGAAGTGAATTGTTGATATCGAGAACAGTGGATATGCTTTTTAGAGCAGGAGCAAATGTTATCTCAGGAAAAAGAACGATTCATGTTTCAAGCCATGGCAGCCAAGAAGAATTAAAATTTATGATTAACTTAATGAAACCAAAGTACTTTATTCCAGTGCATGGGGAATATAGAATGCTAAAAGCACATCGGAGACTGGCACTTGATTGTGAAGTACCGGATGAGAACATCATTATCCCAGACCGTGGTGATGTGGTAGAATTTAAGGATGGAACGTTCTCTATCAGCGGTAAAGTTCCTTCAGGCAATGTATTAATTGATGGAATTGGTGTGGGTGACGTTGGAAATATCGTTTTACGAGATCGGAGACTGCTGTCTCAAGATGGTATATTAATTGTTGTGGTTACATTAACTAGGCAGGATAAGCGGATTGCTGCAGGTCCGGAAATTATTTCACGTGGTTTTGTCTATGTCCGTGAATCAGAAAAGTTAATGGATGAATCTACAAAATTAGTTCGAGATATTGTACAGAAGAACATTTCTAAAGATTCCTTTGAATGGTCAAGCCTTAAACAGGACATAAGAGATGGGTTAAACAGATACTTGTTTGAAAAAACAAAAAGAAGACCGATGATACTTCCGATTATTATGGAAGTTTAA
- the asd gene encoding aspartate-semialdehyde dehydrogenase, which produces MKKSKGYHVAVVGATGAVGQQMIQTLVKEKFPIGKLTLLSSARSAGKKVTIDGVEHTIQEAKPESFAGVDIALFSAGGNISKELAPEAVKYGAIVVDNTSAFRMDEEIPLVVPEVNEDDLHNHNGIIANPNCSTIQMVVALEPIRQKYGLKKVIVSTYQAVSGAGAVAIEELQNQTKAIINGETIEPKILPVKGDKNHYQIAFNAIPQIDKFQDNGYTFEEMKMINETKKIMHLPELPVAATCVRLPVAVGHSESVYFEIEADNVSANEIKELLKSAPGVVLQDDPENQVYPMPANCVGSNDVFVGRIRNDLNESRGFHMWVVSDNLLKGAAWNSVQIAESLIKLGLIQEKK; this is translated from the coding sequence ATGAAGAAATCAAAAGGTTATCATGTGGCTGTTGTAGGTGCAACAGGAGCAGTTGGGCAGCAAATGATCCAAACATTAGTGAAAGAAAAATTCCCTATTGGAAAATTAACTCTACTATCTTCTGCTCGTTCAGCTGGTAAAAAAGTTACGATTGATGGAGTTGAGCATACGATTCAGGAAGCAAAGCCTGAAAGCTTTGCGGGAGTCGATATTGCTTTATTCTCGGCTGGCGGCAATATATCAAAAGAACTTGCTCCAGAAGCAGTAAAATACGGAGCAATCGTAGTAGATAACACAAGTGCATTTAGAATGGATGAAGAAATTCCGCTTGTTGTTCCTGAAGTTAACGAAGATGATCTGCACAATCATAATGGTATCATTGCAAATCCGAATTGTTCAACCATCCAAATGGTTGTAGCATTAGAACCAATTAGACAAAAATATGGTCTAAAGAAAGTGATTGTTTCCACCTATCAAGCAGTTTCAGGTGCAGGAGCCGTAGCAATTGAGGAGTTACAGAATCAAACAAAAGCTATTATTAATGGTGAGACAATAGAACCTAAGATATTACCTGTTAAAGGTGACAAGAACCACTATCAGATTGCCTTTAATGCTATCCCACAGATAGATAAGTTCCAAGATAACGGTTATACTTTTGAAGAAATGAAAATGATTAATGAAACTAAAAAGATTATGCATTTGCCAGAGCTGCCTGTTGCCGCAACTTGTGTAAGATTACCTGTAGCTGTGGGTCACTCTGAATCTGTTTATTTTGAAATTGAAGCAGACAACGTCAGTGCAAATGAAATTAAGGAATTATTAAAATCAGCACCAGGTGTTGTTTTACAAGATGACCCAGAGAATCAAGTGTATCCAATGCCTGCAAATTGTGTAGGAAGTAATGATGTGTTTGTAGGACGAATTCGTAACGATCTAAATGAGAGTCGTGGTTTCCACATGTGGGTTGTTTCTGATAATTTACTAAAGGGTGCTGCCTGGAATTCAGTTCAAATTGCGGAAAGCTTAATAAAGCTAGGATTAATCCAAGAAAAAAAATAA
- a CDS encoding polysaccharide deacetylase family protein: MKKLSLIAFLFLAAWFSVNNPLVDTYVATLKGNALTVGKQEDPLYQSIVKNASTYEIPPSNAKIDRVWKAIPGYNGITVDIEASYKNMKKIGTFDEKKLVYKQTEPSVHLSDLSPSPIYRGHPDKPMVSFIINVAWGNEYLPEILAALKKHQVKASFFLEGRWVKNNPELAKMIVSAGHEVGNHSYTHPDMKRISAVQIREQLNNTNEVIEAATGKKSIWFAPPSGSYRDETVTIAAEFKMKTVMWTVDTIDWQKPSPDQLINRVISKISNGSMVLMHPTESTAKSLDTLITLIEEKGLRLGTVSDLMSEERIMK; encoded by the coding sequence ATGAAGAAGTTAAGTTTGATAGCTTTCTTATTTCTAGCTGCGTGGTTTTCTGTTAACAATCCTCTTGTAGATACATATGTTGCCACACTTAAAGGAAACGCGCTAACTGTGGGAAAGCAAGAAGATCCGCTATATCAAAGTATTGTAAAAAATGCTTCTACATATGAAATACCGCCTTCCAATGCTAAAATTGATAGAGTATGGAAAGCGATTCCAGGTTATAATGGGATAACTGTCGATATTGAAGCCTCATATAAAAACATGAAGAAAATTGGCACGTTCGATGAAAAAAAATTAGTTTATAAACAAACTGAACCATCCGTACATCTTAGCGATTTATCCCCTTCTCCCATTTATCGAGGCCACCCTGATAAACCAATGGTCAGCTTCATCATAAATGTAGCTTGGGGAAATGAATATTTGCCTGAAATTCTTGCTGCCCTAAAAAAGCACCAAGTTAAAGCAAGTTTTTTCCTTGAGGGAAGATGGGTGAAAAATAATCCTGAATTGGCAAAAATGATAGTGAGTGCTGGACATGAGGTTGGGAATCACTCCTACACACATCCTGACATGAAAAGAATATCAGCAGTACAGATTAGGGAGCAATTAAACAATACAAATGAAGTAATTGAAGCAGCAACGGGGAAAAAAAGCATTTGGTTTGCACCTCCCAGCGGCAGTTACCGGGATGAAACCGTTACAATCGCAGCCGAATTCAAGATGAAGACAGTTATGTGGACAGTAGATACCATAGATTGGCAAAAGCCATCACCAGACCAACTAATTAATCGAGTTATCTCTAAAATTAGTAATGGTTCAATGGTACTCATGCATCCAACAGAATCTACCGCAAAATCATTAGACACCCTAATAACACTTATTGAAGAAAAAGGATTAAGATTAGGTACGGTAAGTGATTTAATGAGTGAAGAAAGAATTATGAAATAA
- the dpaA gene encoding dipicolinic acid synthetase subunit A, producing MLTGMQIAVIGGDARQLEIIRKLTELDARLSLIGFEQLDHAFTGAVKEKLDEVDFSNMDALILPVPGTNLEGHVETIFSNEKVILTAEMLLKTPEHCTIYSGISNTFLNGITKEANRPLVQLFERDDVAIYNSIPTVEGTIMMAIQHTDFTIHGSNITVLGLGRVGMSVARTFHALGAKIKVGARKTEHLARITEMGLTPFHLNEIEQQVKDTDILINTIPLLIVTASVISKMPTHTLIIDLASKPGGTDFRYAEKRGIKALLAPGLPGIVAPKTAGQILANVLAQLLQDDLSKRKGIIK from the coding sequence ATGCTGACAGGGATGCAGATAGCCGTGATCGGTGGAGATGCAAGACAGCTGGAAATTATCCGGAAGTTAACCGAGTTAGATGCCAGATTATCTTTAATTGGCTTCGAGCAGCTTGACCACGCGTTTACAGGCGCTGTTAAGGAAAAGTTGGATGAAGTCGATTTTTCAAATATGGATGCCTTAATCTTACCGGTACCCGGTACTAATTTAGAAGGGCATGTTGAAACAATCTTTTCGAATGAAAAGGTAATATTAACAGCCGAAATGCTTTTGAAAACACCTGAACATTGTACCATTTACTCCGGAATTAGTAATACTTTTTTAAACGGTATTACAAAGGAAGCAAATCGTCCGCTTGTACAGCTTTTTGAAAGGGACGATGTGGCAATTTACAATTCTATTCCGACTGTAGAAGGAACAATTATGATGGCCATCCAGCATACTGATTTCACGATTCATGGCTCAAATATTACGGTATTAGGCTTAGGAAGAGTTGGGATGAGTGTAGCAAGAACGTTCCATGCGCTTGGAGCAAAAATAAAGGTCGGTGCCAGGAAAACAGAACATCTTGCAAGAATTACGGAAATGGGTTTAACGCCATTTCATTTAAACGAAATAGAACAGCAGGTGAAGGATACAGATATCTTAATCAATACTATTCCGTTATTAATTGTAACTGCATCAGTTATTTCTAAAATGCCTACTCATACTTTGATTATTGATTTAGCTTCAAAACCAGGTGGAACAGATTTTAGGTATGCAGAAAAAAGAGGTATAAAAGCACTGCTTGCGCCAGGGTTACCTGGAATTGTCGCGCCAAAAACAGCTGGTCAAATATTAGCCAATGTTCTGGCCCAATTGCTTCAAGATGATTTAAGTAAGCGAAAGGGGATAATAAAATGA
- the dapG gene encoding aspartate kinase, whose protein sequence is MKMIVQKFGGTSVRDEAGRKHAKKHIEKALADGYKVVVVVSAMGRKGDPYATDTLLSLIGGNQSKVTKREHDLLLSCGEIISSIVFANMLKDNGINAIALTGAQAGFRTNNDHSQAKIVEMKCDRLLRELEHNDVVVVAGFQGAAKNGDITTIGRGGSDTSAAALGAALNAEWIDIFTDVEGIMTADPRIAENARRLSVVTYTELCNMAYQGAKVIHPRAVEIAMQSKVPIRIRSTYSDNLGTLVTAISKESRGSDIKERTVTGIAHVSNVTQIKVFAKKDQYYLQAEVFKAMANENISVDFINISPNGVVYTVTDEMTERAIKVLKEIGHEPVVERHCAKVSVVGAAIAGVPGVTSKIVTALSEKGIRILQSADSHTTIWVLVKQDDLKKSVNALHDAFHLEEETLETKLTDI, encoded by the coding sequence ATGAAAATGATAGTTCAAAAATTTGGCGGGACATCTGTCAGGGATGAAGCAGGAAGGAAACATGCAAAGAAACATATCGAAAAAGCATTAGCTGATGGATATAAGGTTGTAGTAGTAGTATCTGCGATGGGAAGAAAGGGTGATCCCTATGCAACAGATACACTTCTCTCTTTAATTGGGGGTAATCAAAGTAAGGTTACAAAACGTGAACATGACCTGCTATTATCCTGTGGCGAAATCATTTCTAGTATTGTTTTTGCCAATATGCTGAAAGACAATGGCATAAATGCTATTGCTTTGACTGGGGCTCAGGCAGGGTTTCGAACAAATAACGATCATTCACAAGCAAAGATTGTAGAAATGAAATGCGATCGATTACTAAGAGAGTTAGAACATAATGATGTGGTCGTAGTGGCTGGATTTCAAGGTGCAGCAAAGAACGGTGACATCACAACAATTGGACGAGGCGGCAGTGATACATCAGCAGCTGCTTTAGGGGCTGCTCTAAATGCAGAATGGATTGATATTTTTACCGACGTAGAAGGCATCATGACAGCTGACCCAAGAATAGCTGAAAATGCTAGGCGTTTATCTGTGGTTACCTATACGGAGCTATGTAACATGGCTTATCAGGGTGCAAAGGTGATACATCCAAGAGCAGTTGAAATAGCAATGCAGTCAAAGGTTCCCATTCGAATTCGCTCCACGTACTCAGATAATTTAGGCACATTGGTTACGGCTATTTCGAAAGAATCTCGAGGCAGTGATATTAAAGAAAGAACCGTCACGGGGATTGCACATGTTTCCAATGTAACTCAAATTAAAGTTTTTGCAAAAAAAGACCAATACTATTTACAAGCAGAAGTTTTTAAAGCAATGGCAAATGAAAATATCAGTGTCGATTTCATCAATATTTCACCAAATGGTGTTGTTTACACGGTTACGGATGAAATGACTGAAAGAGCAATAAAGGTCTTAAAAGAAATAGGTCATGAACCTGTGGTAGAGCGTCATTGTGCAAAGGTGTCTGTCGTTGGAGCCGCGATTGCCGGAGTACCGGGTGTTACTTCTAAAATTGTTACAGCTCTTTCTGAGAAGGGAATTCGGATTCTTCAATCTGCTGATAGCCATACGACCATTTGGGTACTAGTGAAACAAGACGACTTGAAAAAATCCGTGAATGCATTGCATGACGCCTTTCATCTGGAAGAAGAAACACTTGAAACAAAACTTACGGATATCTAA
- the dpaB gene encoding dipicolinate synthase subunit B, giving the protein MSLKGKKIGFGLTGSHCTYDAVFPEIEKLVQAGAEVLPVVTFTVKNTETRFGKGEDWIQRIEDLTGNRAIDSIVKAEPLGPKIPLDCMVIAPLTGVSMSKFANAMNDSPVLMAAKATLRNLKPVVLGISTNDALGLNGVNLMRLMATKNIYFIPYGQDDPKNKPNSMVARMPMLMETVEAAIEGRQIQPVLVERYRDTD; this is encoded by the coding sequence ATGAGTTTAAAAGGAAAAAAAATAGGCTTTGGTTTAACAGGGTCTCATTGTACGTATGACGCTGTATTTCCAGAAATCGAGAAACTGGTTCAAGCAGGTGCTGAGGTTTTACCAGTCGTTACTTTTACAGTCAAAAATACAGAAACACGTTTTGGTAAAGGGGAGGACTGGATTCAAAGAATAGAGGACCTAACAGGTAACAGAGCGATCGATTCAATCGTGAAAGCAGAGCCATTAGGACCGAAAATTCCTTTAGACTGTATGGTTATTGCCCCATTAACGGGTGTTTCAATGAGTAAATTTGCAAATGCAATGAATGATAGTCCGGTGTTAATGGCTGCAAAAGCAACATTGAGAAATTTAAAACCAGTAGTACTCGGAATATCTACAAATGATGCATTGGGATTAAATGGAGTTAATTTAATGAGATTAATGGCAACAAAAAATATATATTTTATCCCATATGGGCAAGATGATCCGAAAAATAAGCCTAATTCGATGGTAGCAAGAATGCCGATGTTAATGGAAACGGTTGAAGCAGCAATTGAAGGCAGGCAAATTCAGCCTGTTTTGGTGGAAAGATATAGGGATACAGACTAA
- the dapA gene encoding 4-hydroxy-tetrahydrodipicolinate synthase, whose product MVHFGRVSTAMVTPFDKKGHIDFQKTTQLVNYLIENGTDSLVVAGTTGESPTLSKEEKLALFGHVVKIVKKRIPVIAGTGSNNTYASVELTRKAEQLGVDGIMVVAPYYNKPNQEGLYQHFKAVAEATSLPVMVYNIPGRASVNIHPDTIIRLSKVSNIVAVKEASGDLNAMTHIIANTDSDFNLYSGDDGIAIPVLSIGGVGVVSVASHVIGNEMQEMVKAFLEGENEKAARLHQQLLPLMQGLFAAPSPAPVKTALQVKGLDVGSVRLPLVPLTEQERSTLTKLL is encoded by the coding sequence ATGGTTCATTTTGGGCGGGTTTCAACAGCCATGGTTACACCTTTTGATAAAAAAGGACATATTGATTTTCAGAAGACCACTCAATTAGTAAATTATCTAATAGAAAATGGTACGGATTCCCTTGTAGTTGCAGGTACAACTGGTGAATCGCCTACACTATCAAAGGAAGAAAAGTTAGCTTTATTTGGTCATGTAGTAAAGATAGTTAAAAAAAGAATACCGGTAATTGCAGGAACAGGCAGCAATAATACCTATGCTTCTGTGGAACTGACAAGAAAAGCGGAACAGCTTGGGGTGGATGGTATTATGGTAGTGGCGCCCTACTATAATAAACCGAATCAAGAGGGTTTATATCAACACTTTAAAGCAGTTGCTGAAGCTACTTCTCTTCCTGTCATGGTTTATAATATCCCAGGAAGAGCATCAGTAAATATTCATCCGGATACCATCATCAGGCTTTCAAAGGTTTCGAATATTGTAGCCGTTAAAGAAGCAAGCGGAGATTTAAATGCAATGACTCACATTATTGCAAATACTGATAGTGATTTTAATCTTTACAGCGGTGATGATGGTATAGCGATTCCAGTTCTTTCTATTGGAGGGGTAGGGGTTGTCTCTGTAGCCTCTCACGTAATTGGGAACGAAATGCAAGAGATGGTAAAGGCCTTTTTAGAAGGAGAAAATGAGAAAGCAGCAAGGCTGCACCAACAGCTCCTTCCACTTATGCAGGGACTTTTTGCGGCGCCAAGTCCTGCTCCTGTTAAGACAGCTCTTCAAGTTAAAGGGCTGGATGTAGGCTCAGTAAGATTGCCGCTTGTTCCATTAACCGAACAAGAAAGATCAACATTAACTAAATTATTATAA
- a CDS encoding pitrilysin family protein, translating into MINKYSCKNGVRIVLENIPTVRSVAIGVWIGTGSRNEDPQTNGISHFLEHMFFKGTKNRSAKEIAESFDSIGGQVNAFTSKEYTCYYAKVLDTHAQFALDVLADMFFNSTFVEEELNKERNVVLEEIKMYDDTPDDIVHDLLSRAIYGDHPLGYPILGTEETLNTFTSATLKDYIHNRYTPENVVISIAGNVSDKFILEVEKYFGSYEGGNSATLENIPVFQSNRLSRKKETEQAHLCLGFEGLKIGHEDVYSLIILNNILGGSMSSRLFQEVREQRGLAYSVFSYHSAYQDNGVVTVYGGTGAKQLDVLYETIQETLEKLKQDGITDKELNNSKEQLKGSLMLGLESTNSRMSRNGKNELLLKRHRSLDEIIEQIDQVTKQSVNGMATSVFTDKYSVSLISPNGELPKTLI; encoded by the coding sequence ATGATTAACAAATATTCTTGCAAAAATGGAGTAAGAATTGTTTTAGAAAATATTCCAACAGTGAGATCTGTGGCAATTGGAGTCTGGATTGGCACTGGTTCAAGAAATGAAGATCCCCAAACGAATGGTATTTCGCACTTTTTAGAGCATATGTTTTTTAAAGGAACGAAAAATCGTTCAGCGAAGGAAATAGCAGAATCATTTGATAGTATTGGCGGTCAAGTGAATGCCTTTACCTCCAAAGAATACACTTGCTACTATGCTAAAGTACTGGATACACATGCACAATTTGCATTAGATGTTTTAGCTGATATGTTCTTCAATTCGACCTTTGTTGAAGAAGAGTTAAATAAAGAAAGAAATGTCGTTCTTGAAGAAATTAAAATGTATGATGATACTCCAGATGACATTGTCCATGATTTACTCAGCCGTGCCATTTATGGAGATCATCCACTTGGATATCCGATATTGGGGACAGAAGAAACCTTAAATACATTTACAAGTGCGACTCTAAAGGATTATATCCATAATCGATACACACCAGAAAATGTTGTCATCTCTATTGCAGGGAATGTTTCAGATAAATTTATTCTAGAGGTTGAAAAATACTTTGGGTCCTATGAAGGTGGAAATAGTGCTACACTTGAAAATATTCCAGTCTTTCAATCCAATCGATTATCACGAAAGAAAGAAACAGAACAAGCTCATCTTTGTCTTGGTTTTGAAGGATTAAAGATTGGACATGAAGATGTCTATAGCTTAATCATTTTAAATAATATTTTAGGCGGCTCTATGAGCAGCAGATTGTTCCAAGAAGTTCGTGAGCAGCGAGGCTTAGCCTATTCAGTCTTCTCTTATCATTCCGCGTATCAGGATAATGGAGTTGTGACCGTATACGGTGGTACAGGGGCTAAGCAGCTTGATGTGTTATACGAAACAATTCAAGAAACACTTGAAAAGTTAAAACAAGATGGAATTACAGATAAAGAATTAAATAATAGTAAAGAACAGTTAAAAGGAAGTTTGATGTTAGGCTTAGAAAGTACGAATAGCAGGATGAGTCGAAACGGTAAAAATGAACTTCTCTTAAAGCGTCACCGATCTCTTGATGAAATTATTGAGCAAATTGACCAAGTTACCAAACAAAGTGTAAATGGGATGGCGACATCTGTTTTTACAGACAAATACTCAGTTTCATTAATTAGTCCCAATGGGGAATTACCTAAAACTTTAATCTAA